From the Leptolyngbya sp. O-77 genome, one window contains:
- a CDS encoding ExbD/TolR family protein, translating to MRFKQRSYGTPPPINLTPMLNVMMGILAFFVMITMLLSEEQGVSIILPPGDNTPQPTEPEEPPEPMLVTLTAQRQLLIEGEPVPGNQWQGPVQVYLRANPKGFVILQADRRLPYEQVVQTLAEMKQVGGDRISLSIDPPSP from the coding sequence ATGCGGTTCAAACAGCGCTCCTACGGCACACCACCACCCATCAACCTCACGCCCATGCTCAACGTGATGATGGGCATCCTGGCGTTTTTCGTCATGATTACCATGCTGCTTTCCGAAGAGCAGGGCGTTTCCATCATCCTGCCGCCCGGAGACAACACGCCGCAACCCACCGAGCCAGAGGAGCCGCCAGAGCCAATGCTAGTCACGCTGACGGCTCAGCGACAGTTACTCATCGAGGGTGAACCTGTCCCTGGAAACCAGTGGCAGGGGCCCGTGCAGGTCTACTTGCGGGCAAACCCTAAGGGATTCGTGATTTTACAAGCCGATCGCCGCTTGCCCTACGAGCAGGTCGTGCAAACCCTGGCGGAGATGAAGCAAGTTGGGGGCGATCGCATTTCGCTGTCGATTGATCCACCGAGTCCTTAG
- a CDS encoding ExbD/TolR family protein yields the protein MKFRSQQNQLPEVDLVPMMDVLMSVLTFFIIISMTLTGQQVMNIAPPEAQGGRDPALSDSGKKVPTLIVGLNAQRQIVMNNVPAPEAQVITSVQDFLVKNPTGIVILKADRSLTYNDVANVLELLRDTGGDRISLSVSSS from the coding sequence GTGAAGTTTAGAAGTCAGCAAAACCAACTGCCAGAAGTTGATCTGGTGCCAATGATGGACGTGCTGATGAGCGTCCTGACGTTTTTCATCATCATTTCTATGACGCTAACTGGGCAGCAGGTGATGAACATTGCCCCACCCGAAGCTCAAGGCGGGCGCGATCCAGCTCTGTCAGACAGTGGCAAAAAAGTGCCAACCCTGATTGTCGGACTCAATGCTCAGCGGCAGATCGTGATGAATAATGTGCCTGCCCCTGAAGCTCAAGTGATTACTAGCGTTCAAGATTTTTTGGTAAAAAATCCCACAGGCATTGTGATCCTCAAAGCCGACAGGAGTCTGACTTATAACGACGTAGCCAACGTGCTGGAACTTTTGCGGGATACTGGGGGCGATCGCATCTCGCTAAGCGTCAGCAGCAGCTAA
- a CDS encoding GNAT family N-acetyltransferase produces MAPVMFNIRLATPADAPAVFELILALAEYEKLTHEVVGNVDLLAEHLGGDRPLVEALLAEVNQQTVGFALFFSNYSTFLTQPGIYLEDLFVRPEHRGQGIGKALLSTLAKLALERDCGRLEWNVLDWNEPAIAFYERMGAKILPDWRTCRVTGGAIAQLANLGQSPSFPL; encoded by the coding sequence ATGGCTCCGGTAATGTTCAACATCCGCCTCGCCACGCCCGCCGATGCGCCCGCTGTGTTTGAACTCATTCTGGCGCTGGCAGAATACGAAAAGCTGACCCATGAGGTGGTCGGCAACGTAGACCTGCTGGCTGAGCATCTAGGCGGTGACCGCCCGCTTGTGGAAGCGCTGCTGGCGGAGGTCAATCAGCAAACCGTCGGCTTTGCGCTGTTTTTCAGCAATTACTCCACATTTCTGACCCAGCCCGGAATTTATCTGGAAGATCTGTTCGTGCGACCTGAGCATCGCGGTCAGGGCATTGGCAAAGCGCTCCTGTCTACTCTGGCAAAACTGGCCCTAGAGCGGGACTGTGGGCGGCTGGAATGGAACGTGCTGGACTGGAACGAACCCGCGATCGCCTTTTATGAGCGCATGGGAGCCAAGATCCTGCCGGACTGGCGCACCTGCCGGGTTACAGGCGGGGCGATCGCCCAACTCGCCAACCTGGGCCAATCTCCCTCGTTTCCTCTTTAA
- a CDS encoding MotA/TolQ/ExbB proton channel family protein, with translation MAALIDLVMKGGPVMIPIVGFSVATVACGLERAWYWYRLLTQENQVVQDVLEAARHDLSEAEAIAEQSQDVPIGRFLLAPLRLRQPSPETFRLAMEAAGDREFAEMRKGDKLLETTIAVSPLLGLLGTVTGLINTFNNLNIGGGGGEGTSAQATRAAAGIGEALITTAAGMVVAIMALLVFRLLVSLQARQMDYFSAAGSELELIYRQFWDESELEDEEALEAIAPSGRNPLGIERR, from the coding sequence ATGGCAGCGCTGATTGACTTGGTAATGAAAGGTGGCCCCGTGATGATCCCGATTGTGGGATTTTCGGTGGCGACGGTTGCCTGTGGGCTGGAGCGAGCCTGGTATTGGTATCGGCTGCTGACGCAGGAAAATCAGGTGGTGCAGGATGTGCTAGAAGCCGCCCGCCACGATTTATCTGAAGCCGAGGCGATCGCCGAGCAATCTCAGGATGTTCCGATTGGGCGCTTTCTACTAGCTCCGCTGCGGCTGCGGCAGCCCTCACCCGAAACCTTTCGGCTGGCAATGGAGGCGGCGGGCGATCGCGAGTTTGCCGAAATGCGGAAAGGCGACAAGCTGCTGGAAACAACAATTGCCGTGTCGCCACTGCTGGGTCTGTTGGGCACAGTAACAGGACTGATCAACACGTTTAACAACCTGAACATCGGCGGGGGCGGCGGCGAAGGCACCTCGGCTCAGGCGACCCGTGCAGCGGCGGGGATTGGGGAAGCGCTGATTACGACGGCGGCGGGGATGGTGGTTGCAATTATGGCGCTGCTGGTGTTTCGGCTGCTGGTGTCGCTGCAAGCACGCCAAATGGACTATTTCTCGGCGGCGGGCAGTGAGCTAGAGCTAATCTATCGCCAGTTTTGGGATGAGTCAGAACTGGAAGATGAGGAGGCACTGGAGGCGATCGCCCCTAGCGGTCGCAACCCCCTTGGCATTGAGCGACGCTAG
- a CDS encoding alpha/beta hydrolase translates to MRLLLGLSVALASLATANPAHAARRVVLIFDQTRVRVPISVLEIYARTGIATDQLSEFLGVSPEVQTQARRALTHEVEVSDRLFRQALRGRTGEFVLSRLEQVLRTESRSRRSSSQPLRDALIASYQDDNRISLLEVLKKYPEDEVQVDVRGLQQTYNEVASLVERFGPFFDLIRGSVQNQICDCDAAADPAPVGRQAARRLPRLGQ, encoded by the coding sequence ATGCGCCTGCTGCTCGGTCTCAGCGTTGCGCTGGCTTCACTGGCCACCGCCAATCCTGCTCATGCAGCCAGGCGCGTCGTCTTGATCTTTGACCAAACCCGGGTGCGGGTGCCCATTTCTGTTCTGGAAATCTATGCTCGCACGGGGATTGCCACTGACCAACTCAGCGAGTTTTTGGGGGTCAGTCCCGAAGTGCAAACCCAGGCCCGCCGAGCGCTGACCCATGAAGTGGAAGTGAGCGATCGCCTGTTTCGCCAAGCCCTACGGGGCAGAACGGGTGAGTTTGTGCTGTCGCGATTGGAGCAGGTCTTGAGAACCGAAAGCCGCAGCCGTCGCAGCTCGTCCCAGCCCCTACGAGACGCGCTCATCGCCTCCTATCAAGACGACAACCGGATTTCTCTGCTAGAAGTCTTGAAAAAGTACCCCGAAGACGAGGTGCAAGTAGACGTGCGCGGCTTACAGCAGACCTACAACGAGGTAGCCTCTCTGGTCGAGCGGTTTGGGCCATTTTTTGATCTGATTCGAGGCAGCGTGCAAAATCAGATTTGTGACTGTGATGCGGCCGCAGACCCTGCCCCCGTTGGTCGGCAAGCTGCTAGAAGGCTACCACGCCTAGGTCAGTAG
- a CDS encoding PhzF family phenazine biosynthesis protein, producing the protein MGLSIIQVDAFTSVPFAGNPAAVCVLSAPHSDEWMQAVAREMNLSETAFLLPETDGYRLRWFTPAVEVALCGHATLASAHVLWSEGHLAPGAIARFYTLSGRLTATQQGDWIELDFPATRCTPIDPPAGLLDALGLEPGTQAIAVSKNQFDYLVEVASLEIVRQLAPDFTRLRTLPVRGVIVTSRAEVDSEYDFISRFFAPGSGVDEDPVTGSAHCALAPYWGDRLSKDTFLAYQASARGGVVKARLAGDRVFLGGQAVTVLRGELVQS; encoded by the coding sequence ATGGGACTGTCTATCATCCAGGTCGATGCTTTTACCTCGGTGCCCTTTGCCGGAAATCCGGCTGCGGTGTGTGTGTTGTCTGCGCCCCACTCAGACGAGTGGATGCAGGCGGTGGCCCGCGAGATGAACCTGTCGGAAACGGCATTTTTGCTGCCAGAGACAGATGGCTATCGGCTGCGCTGGTTTACGCCTGCGGTGGAAGTGGCGCTGTGCGGTCATGCCACACTGGCCAGCGCCCATGTGCTGTGGAGCGAGGGGCATTTGGCACCGGGGGCGATCGCCCGATTTTACACCCTCAGCGGTCGGCTCACTGCCACTCAGCAGGGCGACTGGATTGAGCTAGATTTTCCGGCAACGCGGTGTACCCCCATCGACCCACCAGCGGGTCTGCTGGATGCGCTGGGCTTAGAACCAGGAACACAGGCGATCGCCGTGAGCAAAAACCAGTTTGATTATCTAGTCGAGGTCGCCTCTCTAGAGATTGTGCGTCAGCTTGCGCCGGATTTTACTCGCCTGCGGACATTGCCCGTGCGCGGCGTAATCGTCACAAGTCGCGCCGAAGTAGACTCCGAGTATGACTTTATCTCACGCTTTTTTGCCCCCGGCTCTGGTGTGGATGAAGACCCGGTGACGGGTTCCGCCCACTGCGCCCTAGCTCCCTACTGGGGCGATCGCCTGAGTAAGGATACGTTTCTTGCCTATCAGGCTTCGGCACGGGGTGGCGTGGTGAAGGCTCGGCTGGCGGGCGATCGGGTGTTTTTGGGTGGGCAAGCAGTGACCGTGCTGCGGGGTGAGTTGGTTCAGAGTTAG
- a CDS encoding glycogen debranching protein, producing MAKTIWVNEQIDPSGLVYTCIACCDQTQAQECHSSFESNLTPEQKASGWIARIRTVDTWEDVPVNALKLD from the coding sequence ATGGCGAAAACAATTTGGGTCAACGAGCAAATCGATCCCTCCGGTCTGGTCTACACCTGCATCGCCTGCTGCGACCAAACCCAGGCGCAAGAATGTCACAGCTCTTTTGAAAGCAACCTCACGCCAGAGCAAAAAGCCTCCGGCTGGATCGCCCGCATCCGCACCGTAGACACCTGGGAAGACGTGCCCGTCAACGCGCTCAAGCTGGATTAG
- a CDS encoding phosphate-starvation-inducible PsiE family protein — translation MATFRNFLRSLTRRTAKNLSDESFLGFLKGFEVLIAKLLSLAMIVVLVVAIADLARFLATELSNPPYGFFTTTLIEIFGLFLNVLIALEVLENITAYLEKQTARVQLELVIVTSLTAVARKIIIFDSKQAGGLDLIGLGAAIFALAISYLIVRSGNHTGER, via the coding sequence ATGGCGACGTTCCGAAATTTTCTCCGATCGCTAACGCGACGAACGGCTAAGAACCTCAGCGATGAAAGCTTTTTGGGCTTTCTGAAGGGGTTTGAGGTGCTAATTGCCAAGCTGCTATCGCTGGCGATGATTGTGGTGCTGGTGGTGGCGATCGCCGACTTGGCCCGATTCCTGGCAACGGAGCTATCGAATCCGCCCTACGGCTTCTTTACCACGACGCTGATCGAGATTTTTGGGCTGTTTCTGAATGTGCTGATTGCGCTGGAGGTGCTGGAAAACATCACCGCCTACCTGGAAAAGCAGACGGCGCGGGTTCAGTTGGAGCTGGTAATCGTCACCTCGCTAACTGCGGTGGCGAGGAAAATCATTATTTTTGATTCCAAGCAGGCCGGCGGGCTAGACCTCATCGGTCTGGGGGCAGCCATTTTTGCGCTGGCGATTAGCTATCTGATCGTGCGATCTGGCAACCATACGGGCGAACGCTAG
- a CDS encoding alpha/beta hydrolase — MSRLDRVRGSNAVQRAFAGFALMLGVGVLGATAPASAAESVVVNFGPLSRSFSITEFQTLAETGQPSRKLRWYLNTAGVKPSTVQSLLTQDVPLPLEFADQILNSLPGEFGLYQLGQIISPNSQEASLQAMRAAVVLSAADDNRVSMLEILENYPTQELHIDGLGLMRTARDVQNLMSGSGGTIEGIARGLEEWLPGLFCDCERNAAGGGGNYPRGVGGSAMMNCN; from the coding sequence ATGTCACGCCTGGATCGGGTGCGGGGGTCGAATGCAGTTCAGAGGGCTTTTGCAGGTTTTGCCCTGATGCTGGGAGTGGGCGTACTTGGGGCTACTGCGCCCGCTAGCGCTGCTGAGTCTGTAGTGGTTAACTTTGGCCCACTCAGCCGTTCGTTTTCCATTACAGAGTTTCAGACGCTTGCAGAAACGGGGCAGCCGTCTCGCAAGCTGCGCTGGTATCTGAATACGGCGGGTGTGAAGCCGTCTACTGTGCAATCGCTCCTCACTCAGGACGTGCCCTTGCCGCTGGAGTTTGCTGATCAAATCCTGAACTCGCTGCCGGGTGAGTTTGGGCTATATCAGTTGGGGCAAATCATCAGTCCCAACAGCCAGGAGGCCAGCCTGCAAGCGATGCGGGCAGCAGTGGTGCTGTCGGCGGCGGATGATAACCGAGTTTCGATGTTGGAAATTTTGGAAAACTACCCTACGCAGGAGCTGCATATCGACGGGCTAGGGCTGATGCGGACGGCGCGGGATGTGCAAAACCTGATGTCGGGTTCCGGCGGAACGATTGAGGGCATTGCGAGGGGCTTAGAAGAGTGGCTACCGGGGCTGTTTTGCGACTGTGAGCGAAATGCAGCAGGTGGCGGTGGCAACTATCCGCGCGGCGTAGGTGGTTCGGCGATGATGAATTGCAATTAG